In Acidobacteriota bacterium, one genomic interval encodes:
- a CDS encoding sulfatase, translating to MLPDGYRRTLGILAAAVCVACLAACAAETPAEPPNIVFLLVDDLGAMDIGAFNPDTFYETPNIDRLAAAGVCFTRGYAANPVCSPTRFSIMTGRYPTRVGATNYFAGRREEKFAPAPLTDRMPLEEYTLAEALRDGGYNTAFLGKWHLGPTEEFWPLAQGFDVNIGGHRGGMPRSYFSPYSNPTLSDGPEGEHLTSRLTDEALDLIDGYAADEEGKPFLIYLSYYTVHTPLRAPADLIAKYAAKAGVEVGARSNPEDFGHEEQIWPRDEPRRVREVQNHAVYAAMVEALDTSVGRILDHLDALDLTKNTIVVFFSDNGGLSTAEGSPTSNLPLRGGKGWLYEGGIREPMIVRWPAVAAAGGMTAAPVISTDFYPTLLEAAGVELRPEIEVDGSSFLDLLRGGEAGEDAAAAASERDLYWHYPHYGNQGGFPGGAIARGRYKLIERYEDGQVHLYDLEADVGERNDLASEEPERVAEMRARLHAWYGQVGAEFLSALPDGPEPWQLPVRSPSGP from the coding sequence ATGCTGCCGGACGGCTATCGGAGAACCCTTGGCATCCTCGCAGCGGCGGTCTGCGTCGCCTGCCTTGCCGCCTGTGCAGCCGAAACGCCGGCCGAGCCGCCGAACATCGTCTTCCTGCTGGTCGACGACCTCGGCGCCATGGACATCGGCGCCTTCAACCCGGACACCTTCTACGAGACGCCGAACATCGACCGGCTGGCGGCCGCCGGTGTGTGTTTCACCAGAGGCTACGCCGCGAACCCGGTGTGCAGCCCGACACGGTTCAGCATCATGACCGGCCGCTACCCGACCCGGGTGGGTGCGACGAACTACTTCGCCGGCCGCCGTGAGGAGAAGTTCGCGCCGGCCCCGCTCACCGACCGGATGCCGCTCGAGGAGTACACGCTCGCCGAGGCGCTCCGGGACGGCGGCTACAACACCGCGTTTCTCGGCAAGTGGCACCTGGGGCCGACAGAGGAGTTCTGGCCGCTGGCCCAGGGCTTCGACGTGAACATCGGCGGCCACCGCGGCGGCATGCCCCGGAGCTACTTCTCGCCCTATTCGAACCCGACGCTTTCGGACGGTCCCGAGGGTGAACATCTCACCTCCCGACTGACCGATGAGGCGCTCGACCTGATCGATGGTTACGCGGCCGACGAGGAAGGCAAGCCCTTCCTCATCTACCTTTCGTACTACACGGTACACACGCCGCTGCGCGCGCCGGCGGACCTGATCGCGAAGTACGCCGCGAAGGCCGGCGTCGAGGTGGGCGCGCGGTCGAACCCCGAGGACTTTGGACACGAGGAGCAGATCTGGCCGCGCGACGAACCGCGGCGCGTGCGCGAGGTTCAGAACCACGCCGTCTACGCGGCGATGGTCGAGGCCCTGGACACGAGCGTCGGCCGCATCCTGGACCACCTCGACGCGCTGGACCTGACCAAGAACACGATCGTCGTCTTCTTCTCCGACAACGGCGGCCTGTCGACGGCGGAAGGGTCGCCGACCTCGAATCTGCCACTAAGGGGCGGCAAGGGCTGGCTCTACGAGGGCGGCATCCGGGAGCCCATGATCGTGCGCTGGCCGGCCGTCGCGGCCGCTGGCGGCATGACCGCGGCGCCAGTCATCAGCACGGACTTCTACCCGACGCTGCTGGAAGCGGCGGGTGTCGAGCTTCGGCCCGAGATCGAAGTCGACGGATCGAGCTTCCTCGACCTGCTCCGTGGAGGCGAAGCGGGTGAGGACGCCGCGGCCGCAGCCTCCGAGCGGGATCTGTACTGGCACTACCCGCACTACGGCAACCAGGGCGGCTTTCCGGGCGGGGCGATCGCACGCGGTCGCTACAAGCTGATCGAACGCTACGAGGACGGCCAGGTCCACCTCTACGACCTGGAGGCCGACGTCGGCGAGCGGAACGACCTGGCTAGCGAAGAGCCCGAGCGGGTCGCCGAGATGCGGGCTCGGCTTCACGCCTGGTATGGCCAGGTCGGCGCCGAGTTCCTGAGTGCCCTGCCGGACGGCCCGGAACCCTGGCAGCTACCGGTGCGATCGCCGAGCGGCCCGTAA